A genomic segment from Luteibacter aegosomatis encodes:
- a CDS encoding DedA family protein/thiosulfate sulfurtransferase GlpE, giving the protein MNWSDTAPLVAFLGTFAAAIGLPVPAMPTLILVGAGLVTASSPLLVLPTFVGALAGAFAGDAAWFLAGRRFGYRVLDGLCRVSLSPDTCVRRASGFFEKRGVKLLLISRFIPGLSLVAIPIAGAGDTRFSRFTLYDLAGAALWVVVGLSAGMVFYRQIDAVLALLRQFGVGMAALAACGLLVWIGFRYVRRALLIASLRRSRISVDELSMLLAHDPGALIVDVRSASSRRDDPYVIPGSRLFDFSSADTQLATLPRNTSVIIYCSCPNEVSAAKVAERLTKLGFSNVRPLTGGLDAWRDSGRDVEAIVLAT; this is encoded by the coding sequence GTGAACTGGTCGGATACCGCGCCCCTGGTGGCGTTCCTGGGTACGTTCGCGGCCGCCATCGGGCTGCCCGTACCCGCCATGCCCACGCTCATCCTCGTCGGCGCGGGCCTGGTCACGGCCTCGTCGCCCCTCCTGGTGCTGCCCACCTTCGTCGGTGCGCTCGCCGGGGCCTTCGCGGGCGATGCCGCCTGGTTCCTCGCCGGCCGTCGCTTCGGCTACCGCGTGCTCGACGGCCTGTGCCGCGTCTCGCTCTCGCCCGACACCTGCGTGCGGCGGGCCAGCGGCTTTTTCGAGAAGCGCGGCGTCAAGCTCCTGCTCATTTCGCGATTCATCCCCGGTCTTTCGCTGGTGGCCATCCCCATCGCCGGCGCGGGCGACACGCGTTTCTCGCGCTTCACCCTCTACGACCTCGCCGGTGCCGCCCTATGGGTCGTCGTGGGCCTGTCGGCCGGGATGGTCTTCTATCGGCAGATCGATGCCGTGCTGGCCCTGCTGCGCCAATTCGGGGTGGGCATGGCCGCTCTCGCCGCGTGCGGTCTGCTGGTGTGGATCGGTTTCCGCTACGTCCGCCGCGCCCTGCTCATCGCCAGCCTGCGCCGCAGCCGCATCTCGGTGGACGAGCTGTCGATGCTGCTCGCGCACGACCCCGGCGCGCTCATCGTCGACGTGCGATCCGCTTCGAGCCGCCGTGACGATCCCTATGTGATCCCCGGTTCGCGCCTGTTCGATTTCTCCAGCGCCGACACCCAACTGGCCACGCTGCCACGGAACACGTCGGTGATCATCTATTGCTCATGCCCCAACGAGGTATCGGCCGCCAAGGTCGCCGAGCGCCTGACCAAGCTGGGGTTCTCCAACGTCCGGCCGCTCACCGGCGGCCTGGATGCGTGGCGCGACTCCGGCCGCGACGTGGAGGCCATCGTCCTCGCCACCTGA
- a CDS encoding HAD family hydrolase, with translation MKNVLFDLDGVLVDYQPSVRIEHIAVTLERSASDVHAAIYGSGVEAAADAGRLGPDEYLDALGKIMGLRLPVDVWTEARRRATRIRPALMARIASLASQGVGVGILTNNGHLFAAQWERIVPELFPLFRGRAHVAARFGATKPDPRVYAGALGKLGWRAQDTLFIDDAQANVDGALEAGLAARCCGSEDSVGDVLASL, from the coding sequence ATGAAGAACGTCCTATTCGACCTGGATGGCGTGCTGGTGGACTACCAGCCTTCCGTCCGCATCGAACATATCGCCGTGACGCTCGAACGAAGCGCGTCCGACGTGCATGCCGCGATCTATGGATCGGGTGTGGAAGCCGCTGCGGACGCGGGACGTCTGGGGCCGGACGAGTATCTCGATGCCCTGGGCAAGATCATGGGCCTGCGCTTGCCCGTGGATGTGTGGACGGAGGCCCGCCGGCGGGCAACGCGTATACGACCGGCTCTCATGGCACGCATCGCGTCGCTGGCTTCGCAAGGCGTCGGGGTCGGCATCCTCACCAATAACGGACACCTGTTCGCGGCGCAGTGGGAACGTATCGTGCCGGAGCTGTTTCCGCTTTTTCGCGGACGGGCCCACGTCGCAGCCCGGTTCGGCGCGACCAAGCCGGATCCGCGCGTGTATGCCGGGGCCCTCGGAAAACTGGGATGGCGCGCCCAGGACACGTTGTTCATCGACGACGCGCAGGCGAACGTCGACGGTGCGCTCGAGGCGGGACTGGCTGCGCGCTGTTGCGGGAGCGAGGACAGCGTCGGCGACGTGCTTGCGTCCTTGTGA
- a CDS encoding DUF3606 domain-containing protein — MTVDSFVAAPADLTKVNICLRSDIRYWTRVLQVSELSLRKAVMTVGEASWDVRSELRRLRRK, encoded by the coding sequence ATGACCGTCGATTCATTCGTCGCCGCACCCGCGGACCTGACGAAAGTGAACATCTGCCTGCGCTCCGATATCCGCTACTGGACCCGCGTGTTGCAGGTAAGCGAGTTATCGCTACGCAAGGCGGTCATGACGGTGGGCGAGGCGTCGTGGGACGTGCGGAGCGAACTCCGCCGGTTGCGTCGCAAATGA
- the queC gene encoding 7-cyano-7-deazaguanine synthase QueC produces the protein MNTTNTPRKAVILVSGGMDSAVTIAMAREQGFEVYALSVAYGQRHSSELEASARVANRLGAVMHKTVHVDLRSIGGSALTADIDVPEEGGDGIPVTYVPARNTIMLSIALGWAEVLGSTDIFCGVNAVDYSGYPDCRPAFIESFQALANVATKAGVEGAGIRIHAPLMQMGKGDIVREGVRLGVDFSETVSCYQADDQGRACGHCDACRLRAEGFAKAGVADTTRYV, from the coding sequence ATGAACACCACGAACACTCCTCGCAAGGCCGTCATCCTCGTGTCCGGGGGCATGGATTCCGCGGTCACGATCGCGATGGCTCGCGAACAGGGTTTCGAGGTGTATGCGCTGAGCGTGGCCTACGGTCAGCGCCACAGCTCCGAACTGGAGGCGTCCGCGCGCGTGGCGAACAGGCTCGGCGCCGTCATGCACAAGACCGTGCACGTCGACCTGCGCAGCATCGGCGGCTCGGCGCTCACCGCCGACATCGACGTGCCGGAAGAGGGCGGCGACGGCATTCCGGTGACCTACGTGCCGGCGCGCAACACGATCATGCTGTCCATCGCGCTGGGTTGGGCCGAGGTGCTGGGGTCGACCGATATCTTCTGTGGCGTCAACGCGGTGGATTACTCGGGTTACCCGGACTGCCGCCCGGCCTTCATCGAGTCGTTCCAGGCGCTTGCCAACGTCGCCACCAAGGCGGGTGTCGAGGGGGCTGGCATCCGCATCCACGCGCCGCTGATGCAGATGGGCAAGGGCGACATCGTCCGTGAAGGCGTACGGCTGGGCGTCGATTTCTCCGAGACGGTGAGCTGCTACCAGGCGGACGACCAGGGTCGCGCATGCGGCCACTGCGATGCCTGCCGCCTGCGCGCGGAGGGTTTCGCCAAGGCGGGCGTGGCCGACACCACCCGATACGTCTGA
- the queE gene encoding 7-carboxy-7-deazaguanine synthase QueE — translation MNGSTATPADVPPVAPVRERLRITEIFHSVQGEADAIGWPTVFVRLTGCPLRCVWCDTEYSFHGGQWHDIDAIVAQVASYGARHVCVTGGEPLSQKRCLILLRKLCDAGHEVSLETSGAIDVGPVDPRVRKVMDLKAPDSGESARNLWSNLDHLLPHDQVKFVIASRGDFEWSRDVVREHALDTKAMVLFSPVWGKVGPRELAEWILDERLPVRFQLQLHKLLWNDAAGH, via the coding sequence ATGAACGGCAGCACCGCAACGCCGGCGGACGTTCCGCCGGTCGCACCCGTCCGGGAGCGCCTGCGGATCACCGAGATCTTCCACTCCGTGCAGGGCGAGGCCGATGCCATCGGCTGGCCCACGGTCTTCGTGCGCCTCACCGGTTGCCCGTTGCGCTGCGTGTGGTGCGACACCGAATACTCGTTCCATGGCGGCCAGTGGCACGACATCGACGCGATCGTGGCACAGGTGGCCAGCTACGGCGCCCGCCACGTGTGCGTCACCGGGGGCGAACCGCTCTCGCAGAAGCGTTGCCTGATCCTGCTGCGCAAGCTCTGCGATGCGGGCCACGAGGTATCGCTGGAAACCTCCGGTGCGATCGACGTCGGCCCGGTCGACCCCCGCGTGCGCAAGGTAATGGACCTCAAGGCGCCGGACTCCGGTGAGAGCGCGCGCAATCTCTGGTCCAATCTCGACCACCTGCTGCCGCACGACCAGGTGAAGTTCGTGATCGCCAGCCGTGGCGACTTCGAATGGTCGCGCGACGTCGTTCGCGAACACGCGCTCGATACGAAGGCGATGGTGCTGTTCTCGCCGGTGTGGGGCAAGGTCGGCCCGCGCGAACTGGCGGAATGGATCCTCGACGAACGCCTGCCCGTGCGTTTCCAGTTGCAGTTGCACAAGCTGCTCTGGAACGACGCGGCGGGGCACTGA
- the ybgF gene encoding tol-pal system protein YbgF — protein sequence MKKTLANRFTARLGVAGAIASATLFALPAVAQDRLSLADRVSRLEQQSQANAGTTSLVNQVNDLQQQVSQLQGQIEELQHQNKQIQDSQKAQYADVDSRLGRIEKGGAPAQPPPSAAASTPPPATPAAAAASQAPSAAPAAASTSPGQAAPAEQAAYDAAFKSLRGGDYVTASRGFRDFLTKYPDSALAPNAYYWLGESYYVTMNYPVAIEAFQRLVKNYPQSEKVSDGLLKVGYCQIELKQQDAAVATLKQVVAKYPSSKAAGLAQERLRRLQRQTAN from the coding sequence ATGAAGAAGACTCTGGCTAATCGTTTCACGGCCAGGCTTGGCGTGGCGGGCGCAATCGCGTCCGCCACGCTTTTTGCTCTGCCCGCCGTCGCCCAGGATCGCCTCAGCCTCGCCGACCGCGTGTCGCGGCTCGAGCAGCAGAGCCAGGCCAACGCGGGCACCACGTCGCTGGTGAACCAGGTCAACGATCTCCAGCAGCAGGTATCCCAGCTGCAAGGGCAGATCGAAGAGCTCCAGCACCAGAACAAGCAGATCCAGGATTCCCAGAAGGCGCAATACGCGGACGTCGATTCGCGGTTGGGCCGTATCGAGAAGGGCGGCGCGCCGGCCCAACCGCCGCCGTCGGCTGCCGCATCGACGCCTCCGCCCGCGACGCCCGCCGCCGCGGCCGCGTCGCAGGCACCTTCCGCCGCACCCGCCGCCGCGTCCACCAGCCCGGGCCAGGCCGCGCCTGCCGAGCAGGCGGCTTACGACGCCGCGTTCAAGTCGCTGCGCGGCGGCGACTATGTCACCGCATCGCGCGGCTTCCGCGACTTCCTCACCAAGTATCCCGACAGCGCGCTGGCGCCCAACGCGTACTACTGGCTGGGCGAGTCGTACTACGTGACCATGAACTACCCGGTCGCGATCGAAGCCTTCCAGCGCCTGGTGAAGAACTATCCGCAGAGCGAAAAGGTCTCCGATGGCCTGCTCAAGGTCGGTTATTGCCAGATCGAGCTGAAGCAGCAGGATGCCGCCGTGGCGACGCTCAAGCAGGTCGTCGCGAAGTATCCGTCCAGCAAGGCCGCCGGCCTCGCCCAGGAACGCCTGCGCCGCCTGCAGCGCCAGACGGCCAACTGA
- the pal gene encoding peptidoglycan-associated lipoprotein Pal, whose translation MNKTVTITLAALLCVGAVACSKKQVKTPPPAESAPVTQTQAPTNDGKYQPSDLDTDACLRQRVVYFDFDKNDVKPEFEQIIACHAKYLRDRPMSAMTLEGNTDERGTREYNLGLGERRGNAVSSALQAAGGSAGQVNVTSYGKEKPTCREHNEDCWAKNRRVEIVYTAK comes from the coding sequence ATGAATAAGACCGTTACCATCACCCTGGCCGCCCTGCTCTGCGTTGGCGCGGTCGCTTGCTCCAAGAAGCAGGTCAAGACCCCGCCGCCGGCCGAGTCGGCCCCGGTCACCCAGACCCAGGCCCCGACCAACGACGGCAAGTACCAGCCGTCCGACCTCGACACCGACGCTTGCCTGCGTCAGCGCGTCGTCTACTTCGACTTCGACAAGAACGACGTCAAGCCGGAGTTCGAGCAGATCATCGCCTGCCACGCCAAGTACCTGCGTGACCGTCCGATGTCGGCGATGACCCTCGAAGGCAACACCGACGAGCGCGGCACCCGCGAGTACAACCTCGGCCTCGGCGAGCGTCGTGGCAATGCCGTCTCCAGCGCCCTCCAGGCTGCCGGTGGTTCGGCTGGCCAGGTCAACGTGACCAGCTACGGCAAGGAGAAGCCGACCTGCCGTGAGCACAACGAAGACTGCTGGGCCAAGAACCGTCGCGTTGAGATCGTCTACACCGCGAAGTAA
- the tolB gene encoding Tol-Pal system beta propeller repeat protein TolB — protein sequence MRKTILRFAAALAGLAALVAGPAAAQSLNVEIAKGVATATPIAVVPFAQAGGSPLPTDVADVIRADFNRSGKFRSLDKNDIVETPSQGSDIKFATWRLLKQDFLTIGRISDAGGGMVKVEYELWDVNRQQSLLAQSFTAPTGDLRGVAHQIADQIYEKITGVRGAFWTRIAYITAVGTGNNTTYSLIVADSDGYNPQVVARSRESLLGPAWSPDGSKIAYVSFESGNSAVYIQNISTGSRSLIASHPKGINSAPAWSPDGSKLAVSLSYVGNPEIFVIDVASRTETRITNNFAIDTEPTFTPDGQSILFTSDRSGKPQIYKTSVSGGNAQRVTFQGGFNASADVSYDGKQIAMVQGNGNVYRIAIMDLSLGGQVRFVSPGNVDDSPSFAPNASMLLYAASQGTRGVLYAVSADGLVRQRLVLSDGDVREPAWGPYRQR from the coding sequence ATGCGCAAGACGATCCTCCGTTTCGCCGCCGCCCTCGCCGGGCTGGCCGCCCTCGTGGCCGGACCCGCCGCCGCCCAGTCGCTCAACGTGGAAATCGCCAAGGGCGTCGCCACCGCGACGCCGATCGCGGTGGTTCCCTTCGCCCAGGCCGGCGGCTCGCCGCTGCCGACCGACGTCGCCGACGTCATCCGCGCCGACTTCAACCGTTCCGGCAAATTCCGCTCCCTGGACAAGAACGACATCGTCGAGACCCCGTCGCAGGGTTCGGACATCAAGTTCGCCACCTGGCGCCTGCTCAAGCAGGACTTCCTCACGATCGGCCGCATCAGCGATGCGGGCGGCGGCATGGTCAAGGTGGAGTACGAGCTGTGGGACGTGAACCGGCAGCAGAGCCTGCTCGCCCAGTCCTTCACGGCGCCCACGGGTGACCTGCGTGGCGTGGCCCACCAGATCGCCGACCAGATCTACGAAAAGATCACCGGCGTCCGCGGCGCGTTCTGGACGCGCATCGCCTATATCACGGCGGTCGGTACGGGCAACAACACCACGTACTCGCTCATCGTGGCCGATTCGGACGGCTACAATCCGCAGGTGGTGGCCCGCTCTCGTGAGTCGCTGCTCGGTCCGGCGTGGTCGCCCGACGGCAGCAAGATCGCCTACGTGTCGTTCGAAAGCGGCAATTCGGCCGTCTACATCCAGAACATTTCCACGGGCTCGCGCAGCCTGATCGCGTCGCACCCCAAGGGCATCAACAGCGCCCCGGCCTGGTCGCCCGACGGCAGCAAGCTGGCGGTGAGCCTGTCCTACGTGGGCAACCCCGAGATCTTCGTGATCGACGTGGCCAGCCGCACCGAAACCCGGATCACCAACAATTTCGCCATCGATACCGAGCCGACCTTCACCCCGGACGGCCAGAGCATCCTGTTCACCTCCGACCGCTCGGGCAAGCCGCAGATCTACAAGACGTCGGTCAGCGGGGGCAATGCCCAGCGCGTCACTTTCCAGGGCGGTTTCAACGCCAGCGCCGACGTGAGCTACGACGGCAAGCAGATCGCGATGGTGCAGGGCAACGGGAACGTGTATCGTATCGCCATCATGGACCTTAGCCTGGGCGGTCAGGTGCGTTTCGTGTCCCCGGGCAACGTGGACGATTCGCCCAGCTTCGCGCCCAACGCGAGCATGCTTCTCTATGCGGCATCGCAGGGTACGCGTGGCGTCCTGTATGCAGTTTCGGCAGACGGCCTGGTGCGCCAGCGTCTCGTCCTTTCGGACGGCGACGTGCGCGAACCGGCATGGGGGCCCTATAGACAGCGCTGA
- a CDS encoding cell envelope integrity protein TolA: protein MENRNGTSIAVFWAAVLHVGIAAFLWLAVTSCTFWEEWGDKLGIPREWNPLKCEAPILLPGQPIEAVLVGPTGAPPPKHTQKPVPNTVPPPPAQPTPTPPPPEKPKVETLPPPPKVPALKDQEKVVDDAVQKAEDAKRLQEEQQRQRQAEIDAQEEKRKEKQKQIDEIFKQLDAAKSNTKQADSKKKQAEQQLKDLANAKDDGREDLPFAEKPQTGQNGKDDSKQAAYIAAIQNAVTQNWLRPENIGNGACIVHVVQIPGGQVLSAKVDASCPFDGPGRASLENAVLRAQPLPYQGFEDVFQRNLTFTFRP, encoded by the coding sequence ATGGAAAACCGTAACGGCACGTCTATCGCGGTCTTCTGGGCCGCGGTCCTCCACGTCGGCATCGCGGCCTTCCTCTGGCTCGCGGTGACCTCGTGCACGTTCTGGGAAGAGTGGGGCGACAAGCTCGGGATTCCGCGCGAGTGGAATCCGCTCAAGTGCGAGGCGCCCATCCTGCTTCCGGGGCAACCCATCGAAGCGGTGCTGGTCGGCCCCACCGGTGCGCCGCCGCCGAAGCACACGCAGAAGCCGGTGCCGAACACCGTTCCCCCGCCGCCGGCCCAGCCCACGCCGACGCCTCCGCCGCCGGAGAAGCCGAAGGTCGAGACCCTGCCGCCGCCGCCGAAAGTTCCCGCCCTGAAGGACCAGGAAAAGGTCGTCGACGACGCGGTGCAAAAGGCCGAGGACGCCAAGCGCCTGCAGGAAGAGCAGCAGCGCCAGCGGCAGGCCGAGATCGACGCGCAGGAAGAAAAGCGCAAGGAAAAACAGAAGCAGATCGACGAAATCTTCAAGCAGCTCGATGCCGCCAAGTCGAACACGAAGCAGGCCGACTCCAAGAAGAAGCAGGCCGAGCAGCAGCTGAAGGATCTGGCCAACGCCAAGGACGACGGCCGCGAGGACCTGCCCTTCGCCGAGAAGCCCCAGACCGGGCAGAACGGCAAGGACGACAGCAAGCAGGCGGCCTACATCGCGGCCATCCAGAATGCCGTGACGCAAAACTGGTTGCGGCCGGAGAACATCGGCAACGGTGCCTGCATCGTCCACGTCGTGCAGATTCCGGGCGGCCAGGTGCTGAGCGCCAAGGTCGATGCCAGCTGTCCGTTCGACGGCCCGGGCCGCGCTTCGCTGGAAAACGCGGTACTCCGCGCCCAGCCGTTGCCGTACCAGGGCTTCGAGGACGTCTTCCAGCGCAACCTCACCTTCACGTTCCGGCCGTAA
- the tolR gene encoding protein TolR has product MRTSHRRQKRKLKSEINVVPYIDVMLVLLIIFMVTTPMMNLGVDIQLPQTNAKSLQDKKDPIVVSVDAEGQVYLTANGAKREPVSIDDFRKKITAFHDANPEIQVLLAGDDRVGYGKVYQILPILQEAGISKIGLMSQPQSAQNGKP; this is encoded by the coding sequence ATGCGTACTTCCCACCGCCGTCAAAAGCGGAAGCTCAAGTCCGAGATCAACGTCGTTCCCTATATCGACGTGATGCTCGTGCTGCTGATCATCTTCATGGTCACCACGCCCATGATGAACCTCGGCGTGGACATCCAGCTGCCCCAGACCAACGCCAAGTCCCTCCAGGACAAGAAAGACCCGATCGTGGTCTCCGTGGATGCGGAGGGCCAGGTCTACCTGACCGCCAACGGCGCCAAGCGCGAGCCGGTCAGCATCGACGACTTCAGGAAGAAGATCACGGCGTTCCACGACGCCAACCCGGAAATCCAGGTCCTGCTCGCGGGCGACGACCGCGTGGGCTACGGCAAGGTGTACCAGATCCTCCCGATCCTCCAGGAAGCGGGCATCTCCAAAATCGGCCTCATGAGCCAGCCGCAGTCCGCGCAGAATGGAAAACCGTAA
- the tolQ gene encoding protein TolQ, which yields MNGGLNIFKLVSEASLPVQLVMLLLLGFSFLSWVIIIRKYTQLKQAHANAEAFEDRFWSGADLAALFREVGNRDGQHGMENIFEAGFREFARQRQRRITDANRVMEGSERAMRVAGTREIGKLEQNLEFLANVGSISPYVGLFGTVWGIMGAFQGLGEMKDVTISVVAPHISEALIATAMGLFAAIPAVWAYNRYANKVERVASRYEVFQEEFSSVLQRQLHTDEA from the coding sequence ATGAACGGTGGACTCAATATTTTCAAGCTGGTCTCGGAAGCGAGCCTGCCCGTGCAGCTGGTCATGCTGCTCCTTCTGGGGTTCTCCTTTCTCTCGTGGGTGATCATCATCCGCAAGTACACCCAGCTGAAGCAGGCCCACGCCAACGCCGAGGCCTTCGAAGACCGCTTCTGGTCGGGCGCCGATCTGGCCGCCCTATTCCGCGAGGTGGGTAACCGCGACGGCCAGCACGGCATGGAAAACATCTTCGAGGCCGGCTTCCGCGAATTCGCCCGCCAGCGCCAGCGCCGGATCACCGACGCCAATCGCGTCATGGAAGGCTCCGAGCGCGCCATGCGCGTGGCCGGCACCCGCGAGATCGGCAAGCTCGAGCAGAACCTCGAATTCCTCGCCAACGTGGGTTCGATCAGCCCTTACGTGGGCCTGTTCGGCACGGTGTGGGGCATCATGGGCGCCTTCCAGGGCCTGGGCGAGATGAAGGACGTCACCATTTCCGTGGTGGCCCCGCACATCTCCGAAGCGCTGATCGCCACCGCCATGGGCCTGTTCGCCGCCATCCCTGCCGTGTGGGCGTACAACCGCTACGCCAACAAGGTCGAGCGCGTCGCGTCGCGCTACGAGGTCTTCCAGGAAGAATTCTCCTCGGTGCTGCAGCGCCAGCTCCATACGGACGAGGCCTGA
- the ybgC gene encoding tol-pal system-associated acyl-CoA thioesterase, which yields MSVFHWPIRIYWEDTDAGGLVYHANYVRFMERARSEWMRAHTIDQSALRATTGLGFVVRDMQIDFLRPARLDDELLVSVAVKEHRSASILFDQEIVRGDAVLVRATVRVACVNFDTMRPALVPDGLFPA from the coding sequence ATGAGCGTCTTCCATTGGCCCATCCGCATCTACTGGGAAGACACCGATGCGGGCGGTCTGGTCTATCACGCCAATTACGTCCGCTTCATGGAGCGGGCGCGCTCGGAGTGGATGCGCGCGCACACCATCGACCAGAGTGCCCTGCGGGCCACCACGGGCCTGGGCTTCGTCGTCCGCGACATGCAGATCGATTTCCTCCGTCCGGCCCGTCTGGATGATGAACTCCTGGTAAGCGTCGCCGTCAAAGAGCACCGTTCAGCCAGTATCCTTTTCGATCAGGAGATCGTTCGCGGGGATGCGGTCCTGGTGCGCGCCACGGTGCGCGTGGCCTGCGTCAATTTCGACACGATGCGGCCGGCACTGGTGCCGGACGGCCTGTTTCCTGCCTGA
- the ruvB gene encoding Holliday junction branch migration DNA helicase RuvB, with product MSEHRIISSAAAMDDEALEASIRPKRLAEYLGQQAVREQMAIYIEAAKRRGGALDHTLIFGPPGLGKTTLSHVIANELGVNVRSTSGPVLERAGDLAALLTNLEAHDVLFVDEIHRLSPVVEEVLYPAMEDFQIDIMIGEGPAARSIKLDLPPFTLIGATTRAGLLTGPLRDRFGIIQRLEFYSVDELTAIVRRAARIFGVECDVEGAMEIARRSRGTPRIANRLLRRVRDYADVRGDGRIDHALARAATDMLKVDAEGFDDLDRRLLGIIIENFDGGPVGVESLAAALSEDRGTLEDVVEPYLIQQGFLIRTARGRMASAKAWRHLGLNPPPRQAATPDLFQDEP from the coding sequence ATGTCCGAGCACCGCATCATTTCCTCCGCCGCCGCCATGGACGACGAGGCGCTGGAAGCCAGCATCCGCCCGAAACGCCTGGCCGAGTACCTCGGCCAGCAGGCGGTGCGCGAGCAGATGGCCATCTATATCGAGGCCGCCAAGCGGCGCGGCGGTGCGCTCGACCACACGCTGATCTTCGGTCCGCCCGGCCTGGGCAAGACCACGCTGTCCCACGTGATCGCCAACGAGCTTGGCGTGAACGTGCGCTCCACCTCCGGCCCGGTGCTCGAGCGCGCGGGCGACCTCGCGGCGCTGCTCACCAACCTCGAGGCGCACGACGTGCTCTTCGTCGACGAGATCCATCGCCTTTCCCCCGTGGTGGAGGAGGTGCTCTATCCGGCGATGGAAGACTTCCAGATCGACATCATGATCGGCGAAGGGCCCGCGGCCCGGTCGATCAAGCTCGACCTGCCGCCGTTCACGCTGATCGGCGCCACCACGCGCGCCGGCCTGCTCACCGGTCCGCTGCGCGATCGCTTCGGCATCATCCAGCGCCTGGAGTTCTACAGCGTCGACGAGCTGACGGCCATCGTGCGCCGCGCGGCGCGCATCTTCGGCGTGGAGTGCGACGTGGAGGGGGCGATGGAAATCGCCCGCCGTTCGCGAGGCACGCCGCGCATCGCCAACCGGCTGCTGCGTCGCGTGCGCGACTATGCCGACGTGCGCGGCGACGGCCGCATCGACCACGCCCTGGCCCGGGCGGCCACCGACATGCTCAAGGTCGACGCCGAGGGCTTCGACGATCTCGATCGCCGCCTGCTGGGCATCATCATCGAAAACTTCGACGGTGGCCCGGTGGGTGTCGAGTCGCTGGCCGCCGCGCTCAGCGAAGACCGCGGCACCCTCGAGGACGTGGTGGAGCCCTACCTCATCCAGCAGGGCTTCCTCATCCGCACGGCGCGGGGGCGCATGGCCTCGGCCAAGGCCTGGCGCCACCTGGGACTCAACCCGCCGCCTCGACAGGCCGCGACGCCCGATCTTTTTCAGGACGAGCCATGA